A single region of the Raphanus sativus cultivar WK10039 chromosome 1, ASM80110v3, whole genome shotgun sequence genome encodes:
- the LOC108808409 gene encoding F-box protein At1g61340-like, whose translation MALRKKILGVVKSSSNTNRNVGGDDGGLGLMLDCDKYKKGYRKKRVWISSDKIRDSRNICKKIVYKSQELETLPQDILIRIICGVEHGDLKQLFNVSKTIREATLIAKKYHFEYSTPRKTLFLGDGFDTMINLEDDIEVPLVKKHRLFRITCQNKVSKISVALFK comes from the exons ATGGcattgaggaagaagatattAGGTGTCGTGAAATCATCATCAAACACGAACCGAAACGTAGGTGGTGATGATGGTGGATTAGGGTTAATGTTAGACTGCGATAAGTACAAGAAAGGATATAGGAAGAAAAGGGTTTGGATATCCAGTGACAAGATTCGGGATTCTAGAAATATCTGCAAAAAAATAGTGTACAAGTCTCAAGAGCTAGAAACTCTTCCTCAAGATATCCTG ATAAGAATTATATGTGGGGTGGAGCATGGAGATTTGAAGCAATTGTTTAATGTGTCAAAGACTATAAGAGAAGCG ACATTGATTGCGAAGAAATATCATTTTGAATATAGCACACCAAGAAAAACTTTGTTTTTGGGGGACGGCTTTGATACAATGATCAATTTGGAAGATGACATCGAAGTTCCATTGGTGAAAAAGCACAGGCTTTTCAGGATCACTTGCCAAAATAAAGTTTCTAAAATCTCAGTGGCTCTTTTCAAATGA
- the LOC130498783 gene encoding syntaxin-125-like yields the protein MNDLFSNSFKRNQAQMSDVEAGQETMNLDKFFEDVENVKDDMKGVETLYKKLQGSNEECKTVHNANKVKELRAKMDADVGQVLKRVKIIKQKLEALEKANANSRNVPGCGPGSSTDRTRSSVVSGLGKKLKDLMDSFQSLRARMNDEYKETVERRYFTITGEKADERTIDNLIASGESENFMQKAIQEQGRGQIMDTISEIQERHDAVKEIEKNLLELHQVFLDMAALVEAQGQQLNNIESHVAKASSFVRRGTDQLQDAREYQKSSRKWTCYAIILFIVVFILLLIPAMPHIMLMLK from the exons ATGAATGACTTATTCTCAAATTCATTCAAGCGGAACCAGGCTCAAATGAGCGATGTCGAGGCAGGTCAAGAAACGATGAACCTCGACAAATTCTTCGAGGACGTGGAGAATGTCAAAGATGACATGAAAGGTGTCGAGACTCTTTATAAGAAGCTTCAAGGCTCGAACGAAGAATGCAAGACGGTGCACAACGCCAATAAGGTGAAGGAGCTACGCGCTAAGATGGATGCTGACGTAGGTCAGGTTCTTAAGAGGGTCAAAATCATTAAGCAGAAGCTCGAAGCCCTAGAGAAAGCCAACGCTAATAGCCGTAACGTCCCGGGTTGTGGGCCCGGTTCGTCTACGGATAGGACTCGGTCTTCTGTGGTCAGCGGTCTCGGGAAGAAGCTCAAGGACTTGATGGATAGTTTCCAGAGTCTACGCGCGCGTATGAACGATGAGTATAAGGAAACCGTAGAGCGCAG GTATTTCACGATAACAGGGGAAAAAGCGGACGAGCGAACGATTGATAACTTGATTGCGAGCGGCGAGAGTGAAAATTTCATGCAAAAAGCGATTCAAGAGCAAGGAAGAGGGCAGATCATGGACACGATATCTGAGATCCAAGAAAGACATGATGCAGTGAAGGAGATCGAGAAGAATCTACTGGAGTTGCACCAAGTTTTCTTGGACATGGCGGCTCTGGTGGAAGCGCAGGGGCAACAACTGAACAACATAGAGAGCCATGTTGCAAAGGCGAGCTCGTTTGTGAGAAGAGGGACTGATCAGCTCCAAGACGCGAGAGAGTACCAAAAGAGCTCGAGGAAATGGACTTGTTACGCCATCATTCTCTTCATCGTTGTCTTTATCCTTCTTCTCATTCCCGCTATGCCACATATTATGCTCATGTTGAAATGA
- the LOC130510205 gene encoding F-box protein At1g61340-like — MALRKKILGVVKSSSNTNRNVGGDDGGLGLMLDCDKYKKGYRKKRVWISSDKIRDSRNICKKIVYKSQQLETLPQDILIRIICGVEHGDLKQLFNVSKTIREATLIAKKYHFEYSTPRKTLFLGDGFDTMINLEDDIEVPLVKKHRLFRITCQNKVSKISVALFK, encoded by the exons ATGGcattgaggaagaagatattAGGTGTCGTGAAATCATCATCAAACACGAACCGAAACGTAGGTGGTGATGATGGTGGATTAGGGTTGATGTTAGACTGCGATAAGTACAAGAAAGGATATAGGAAGAAAAGGGTTTGGATATCCAGTGACAAGATTCGGGATTCTAGAAATATCTGCAAAAAAATAGTGTACAAGTCTCAACAGCTAGAAACTCTTCCTCAAGATATCCTG ATAAGAATTATATGTGGGGTGGAGCATGGAGATTTGAAGCAATTGTTTAATGTGTCAAAGACTATAAGAGAAGCG ACATTGATTGCGAAGAAATATCATTTTGAATATAGCACACCAAGAAAAACTTTGTTTTTGGGGGACGGCTTTGATACAATGATCAATTTGGAAGATGACATCGAAGTTCCATTGGTGAAAAAGCACAGGCTTTTCAGGATCACTTGCCAAAATAAAGTTTCTAAAATCTCAGTGGCTCTTTTCAAATGA
- the LOC108808395 gene encoding syntaxin-125 yields MNDLFSNSFKRNQAQMSDVEAGQETMNLDKFFEDVENVKDDMKGVETLYKKLQGSNEECKTVHNANKVKELRAKMDADVGQVLKRVKIIKQKLEALEKANANSRNVPGCGPGSSTDRTRSSVVSGLGKKLKDLMDSFQSLRARMNDEYKETVERRYFTITGEKADEQTIDNLIASGESENFMQKAIQEQGRGQIMDTISEIQERHDAVKEIEKNLLELHQVFLDMAALVEAQGQQLNNIESHVAKASSFVRRGTDQLQDAREYQKSSRKWTCYAIILFIVVFILLLIPAMPHIMLMLK; encoded by the exons ATGAATGACTTATTCTCAAATTCATTCAAGCGGAACCAGGCTCAAATGAGCGATGTCGAGGCAGGTCAAGAAACGATGAACCTCGACAAATTCTTCGAGGACGTGGAGAATGTCAAAGATGACATGAAAGGAGTCGAGACTCTTTATAAGAAGCTTCAAGGCTCGAACGAGGAATGCAAGACGGTGCACAACGCCAATAAGGTGAAGGAGCTACGCGCTAAGATGGATGCTGACGTAGGTCAGGTTCTTAAGAGGGTCAAAATCATTAAGCAGAAGCTCGAAGCCCTAGAGAAAGCCAACGCTAATAGCCGTAACGTCCCGGGTTGTGGGCCCGGTTCGTCTACGGATAGGACTCGGTCTTCTGTGGTCAGCGGTCTCGGGAAGAAGCTCAAGGACTTGATGGATAGTTTCCAGAGTCTACGTGCGCGAATGAACGATGAGTATAAGGAAACCGTAGAGCGCAG GTATTTCACGATAACAGGAGAAAAAGCGGACGAGCAAACGATTGATAACTTGATTGCGAGCGGCGAGAGTGAAAATTTCATGCAAAAAGCGATTCAAGAGCAAGGAAGAGGTCAGATCATGGACACGATATCTGAGATCCAAGAAAGACATGATGCAGTGAAGGAGATCGAGAAGAATCTACTGGAGTTGCACCAAGTTTTCTTGGACATGGCGGCTCTGGTGGAAGCGCAGGGGCAACAACTGAACAACATAGAGAGCCATGTTGCAAAGGCGAGCTCGTTTGTGAGAAGAGGGACTGATCAGCTCCAAGACGCGAGAGAGTACCAAAAGAGCTCGAGGAAATGGACTTGTTACGCCATCATTCTCTTCATCGTTGTCTTTATCCTTCTTCTCATTCCCGCTATGCCACATATTATGCTCATGCTGAAATGA